A genomic region of Rhodococcus sp. B50 contains the following coding sequences:
- a CDS encoding flavin-containing monooxygenase yields the protein MTSTHLPEHATTETQDYDVIVVGGGFGGIYQLRHLRDRGFSVILLEASGGFGGAWSLNRYPGARVDSHAPVYQFTDEYLWKDWNFSQMFPDHEEMRSYFNYVDSKLDLSKDSRFNTKVVSATFDEDQRMWTVVSQNDESFRARFVVFATGSTTEPYIPNIPEMDAYRGELVHTARWRDDIDMTGKRVAIIGTGASAVQVVQEAGPVVEKLTVFQRTPNLSLPMHQEYLTDERQAALKETMPDVAVKCRETFAAIDYEFDPRNGVDTSEEERLALFERLWNQGGFAFWLGNFSDYLFSEETNSMVYEFWKSKIKPQILDPVKADLLVPDVAPHPFGAKRPALHQNYYEVMNQENVELVSIQESPITGFTATGIRTSDGIEHGEFDIIVLATGFNNNTGALTSMEVRNSAGVTLGEKWRKGVDAYLGAFTAGFPNAMFVYGPQSPAAFANGSTNAELQGEVMVEFLEFLRSEGLTRFESTPEADQTWTDHINGTDDMALFKHAKSWYNGSNIPGKKPQMLQYLNGLPMYLDFWHKEKAAGYTDGLRVS from the coding sequence ATGACATCAACCCATCTCCCTGAGCACGCCACGACGGAAACGCAGGATTACGACGTCATCGTGGTCGGCGGCGGTTTCGGCGGGATCTATCAGCTGCGCCACCTTCGGGACAGAGGGTTCTCCGTAATCCTGCTCGAAGCCAGCGGAGGCTTCGGTGGGGCCTGGAGCCTCAACCGCTACCCAGGCGCACGCGTCGACAGCCACGCACCCGTCTACCAGTTCACCGACGAATACCTTTGGAAGGACTGGAACTTCTCACAGATGTTCCCGGACCACGAGGAGATGCGCAGTTACTTCAACTACGTCGACTCCAAACTGGACCTGAGCAAGGACTCGCGCTTCAACACCAAGGTCGTCAGCGCGACGTTCGACGAGGACCAGCGGATGTGGACCGTCGTCTCACAGAACGACGAGAGCTTCCGCGCACGCTTCGTCGTGTTCGCAACGGGATCGACTACCGAACCCTACATCCCGAACATCCCTGAAATGGACGCCTACCGAGGTGAACTCGTCCACACCGCGCGGTGGCGAGACGATATCGATATGACCGGCAAACGAGTTGCCATCATCGGCACCGGCGCCAGCGCAGTCCAAGTAGTTCAGGAAGCCGGCCCTGTCGTCGAGAAACTCACCGTCTTCCAGCGCACGCCGAACCTCTCGTTGCCCATGCACCAGGAATACCTCACCGACGAGAGGCAGGCAGCCCTGAAAGAGACCATGCCGGATGTAGCGGTAAAGTGTCGCGAAACATTCGCTGCGATCGACTACGAGTTCGATCCCCGAAACGGCGTCGACACATCCGAGGAAGAGCGTCTCGCACTGTTCGAACGCCTGTGGAACCAGGGCGGATTCGCTTTCTGGCTCGGGAACTTCTCCGATTACCTCTTCAGCGAAGAAACCAACTCGATGGTCTACGAGTTCTGGAAGAGCAAGATCAAGCCGCAGATCCTCGACCCCGTCAAGGCCGACCTGCTGGTGCCTGACGTAGCTCCGCATCCGTTCGGAGCCAAGCGGCCGGCCCTGCACCAGAACTACTACGAGGTGATGAACCAGGAGAACGTCGAACTCGTCTCCATCCAGGAGTCACCGATCACCGGGTTCACGGCAACCGGAATTCGCACATCCGATGGTATCGAGCACGGAGAATTCGACATCATCGTACTTGCAACCGGATTCAACAATAATACCGGTGCGCTCACTTCGATGGAGGTCCGCAACTCCGCTGGCGTTACCCTCGGCGAGAAGTGGCGCAAGGGCGTCGACGCATACCTCGGCGCATTCACCGCCGGCTTTCCCAACGCCATGTTCGTGTACGGTCCGCAGAGCCCCGCCGCCTTTGCGAACGGGTCCACGAACGCGGAGCTTCAAGGTGAGGTCATGGTCGAGTTCCTCGAATTTCTTCGTTCGGAGGGCCTTACCCGGTTCGAATCGACTCCCGAAGCCGACCAGACCTGGACCGATCACATCAACGGTACCGATGACATGGCGCTGTTCAAGCATGCAAAGTCCTGGTACAACGGCAGCAACATCCCAGGCAAGAAGCCTCAGATGCTTCAGTATCTGAATGGGCTGCCCATGTACCTGGATTTCTGGCACAAGGAAAAGGCGGCAGGATACACCGACGGACTGCGGGTATCGTGA
- a CDS encoding acyl-CoA dehydrogenase family protein, with the protein MTTTAITIDLAVDRDLQDLMDDLVAGHSGPDIEPDPAAVWATLGAVGLARLTAPEEAGGSGAGWVEAAALLRTTAAGGVAVPFAETDLLAGPLRRAAGLDDSSSDTATVAVLGADGLARRVPWAGATGSVVCVRRVDAGYEIADVPTDRLTVEAVEGISEVPLGSVQVDGDVTWSPVDTRAVEGYVLRGALIRAVQCVGAMEGMLASAVAHTTDRAQFGRPLARFQSVQNLVVDTAAESVLARAAVDTALADALTDDLAGDFSAFRVAVARSVVSQALAVAVRNTHQVHGAIGTTHEHTLHRLTLPALQWRSEFGSAAFWERQLSCAAVDAGMDGTWPMIVEGTRITGTASAYLDAVSGRSRPD; encoded by the coding sequence ATGACCACGACCGCGATCACAATCGATCTTGCCGTAGACCGGGATCTCCAGGACCTCATGGACGATCTTGTCGCTGGGCACTCTGGGCCGGACATCGAGCCGGATCCGGCCGCTGTGTGGGCCACCTTGGGTGCGGTCGGACTGGCCAGGCTGACCGCACCCGAGGAGGCCGGGGGCAGTGGCGCGGGTTGGGTCGAGGCCGCTGCTCTGTTGCGCACGACCGCCGCTGGTGGCGTGGCCGTGCCCTTCGCCGAGACCGATCTGTTGGCAGGTCCCTTGCGGCGCGCGGCCGGCCTCGACGACTCGTCGTCGGACACAGCGACCGTCGCCGTCCTGGGGGCGGACGGCCTCGCGCGACGTGTGCCTTGGGCTGGTGCCACCGGGTCCGTTGTCTGCGTGCGTCGGGTCGATGCGGGCTACGAGATCGCGGACGTGCCCACCGATCGGTTGACCGTCGAGGCGGTCGAGGGGATCTCCGAGGTGCCCCTCGGGTCGGTCCAGGTCGACGGTGACGTCACCTGGTCACCGGTGGACACCCGTGCCGTCGAGGGCTACGTCCTGCGCGGCGCTCTCATCCGTGCGGTCCAGTGCGTCGGCGCTATGGAGGGCATGCTGGCTTCGGCGGTTGCACATACCACCGACCGCGCTCAGTTCGGGCGCCCTCTGGCGCGGTTCCAGTCCGTGCAGAATCTCGTAGTCGACACTGCAGCCGAGTCCGTCCTTGCCCGTGCCGCCGTTGACACCGCTCTCGCAGACGCTCTTACCGACGACCTTGCTGGCGACTTCTCGGCCTTTCGTGTCGCGGTGGCCCGCAGTGTGGTCTCACAAGCGCTGGCGGTGGCGGTGCGCAACACTCACCAAGTGCACGGTGCAATCGGCACCACCCATGAGCACACCCTCCACCGGCTCACCCTGCCTGCGTTGCAGTGGCGTTCGGAGTTCGGGTCCGCTGCGTTCTGGGAGCGTCAGCTCAGCTGTGCTGCCGTCGACGCCGGTATGGACGGGACCTGGCCGATGATCGTTGAGGGTACGCGGATCACGGGTACAGCTTCTGCCTATCTCGATGCTGTTTCGGGACGTTCACGTCCTGACTGA
- a CDS encoding aldehyde dehydrogenase → MPVINSIERERFFIDGQWRKASTSDLAPVFEAATERPLGVAAMGGPEEIDAAVHAARAALQKGPWGRSTPHERAAVMRRFADSLERRGRSTAELVSRQTGMISSLSVSTSATAPVAILRSMADLIETRTFETRRPSSMGSTIVREEPVGVVGAITAWNYPQLLAMAKIGPALAAGCTVVLKPAPETSLDAYVLAEAAEEAGLPPGVLNIVAGGVHAGKALVAHPDVDKIAFTGSTAAGQAIGEVAGRSFKRISLELGGKSAAIVLPDADLGVFARSLKDAVLKNGGQTCTTNSRILVPHGRSSEIIDVLASYVDGLVMGDPLDESVTMGPMVSEQHRERVRSYIRLGQSEGFRTIRGGTDSPEQCPRGWFVSPTIFEGVDNRSPLAQDEIFGPVISVIPYETEEDAISMANDTPFGLGGVVFTEDTEHGLDIASRIRSGTVGVNYYSLDTGSPFGGVKNSGVGREFGPESLDFYLEYKSIYV, encoded by the coding sequence ATGCCTGTCATCAACAGCATTGAACGTGAACGTTTCTTCATCGACGGCCAATGGCGCAAAGCGAGCACCTCCGATCTGGCACCGGTGTTCGAGGCAGCAACCGAGCGCCCTCTGGGTGTTGCTGCGATGGGCGGACCCGAGGAGATCGATGCGGCTGTGCACGCCGCACGGGCCGCACTCCAGAAAGGACCGTGGGGGCGCAGCACCCCCCACGAGCGAGCTGCAGTGATGCGGCGCTTCGCCGACAGCCTCGAGCGTCGAGGAAGATCGACTGCAGAGCTCGTAAGCCGGCAGACCGGAATGATTTCCTCCTTGTCGGTGAGCACAAGCGCAACAGCTCCGGTAGCGATCCTGCGGTCGATGGCAGATCTCATCGAGACGCGTACATTCGAGACACGCCGTCCCAGCAGCATGGGCTCTACCATCGTTCGAGAAGAACCCGTAGGAGTTGTCGGCGCGATCACTGCCTGGAACTATCCGCAGCTCTTGGCCATGGCCAAGATCGGGCCGGCACTGGCTGCAGGATGCACTGTAGTTCTCAAGCCGGCGCCGGAGACGTCACTCGATGCATATGTACTTGCAGAGGCAGCCGAGGAGGCCGGTCTACCACCTGGCGTCCTCAACATCGTTGCTGGTGGCGTTCATGCAGGCAAAGCTCTTGTAGCCCATCCCGATGTCGACAAGATCGCCTTCACCGGTTCTACTGCAGCAGGTCAAGCGATCGGTGAGGTCGCCGGCCGCAGTTTCAAAAGAATCTCCCTGGAGCTCGGAGGAAAATCCGCAGCCATTGTGCTCCCCGATGCCGACCTCGGCGTCTTTGCCAGAAGCCTCAAAGACGCCGTGCTCAAGAACGGGGGACAGACTTGCACCACCAATTCCCGCATCTTGGTTCCCCACGGTAGGTCCAGCGAGATCATCGACGTTCTGGCGTCCTACGTAGACGGCTTGGTCATGGGAGACCCACTCGACGAGTCGGTAACCATGGGCCCCATGGTAAGCGAGCAGCATCGGGAGCGGGTGAGGAGTTACATCCGCCTGGGTCAGTCCGAGGGATTCCGAACGATCCGTGGCGGAACCGACTCCCCTGAGCAATGTCCCCGCGGCTGGTTCGTGTCTCCCACCATCTTCGAGGGTGTCGATAATCGCAGTCCGCTGGCACAGGACGAGATTTTCGGACCTGTCATCTCCGTCATCCCTTATGAGACCGAAGAGGACGCCATCAGCATGGCGAACGACACACCATTCGGTTTGGGAGGAGTCGTCTTCACGGAAGACACCGAACACGGCTTGGACATCGCGTCACGTATTCGATCCGGAACCGTGGGAGTGAACTACTACTCCCTCGATACCGGCTCCCCGTTCGGCGGCGTGAAGAACAGCGGAGTCGGCCGCGAATTCGGGCCCGAGTCCCTGGACTTCTATCTCGAGTACAAGTCGATATACGTCTAG
- a CDS encoding acyl-CoA dehydrogenase family protein — protein MNPSVAPLTTVTTDEMNALRAEVRTFLEKETAAGTLTPGIDTWLTRWDEDFTRRLAEHGWVGMTIPTEYGGHGRTHLERFVVTEELLAVGAPVAAQWVADRQIAPSLLKYGTEEQKHDYLPRIAAGECFFGIGMSEPDSGSDLASVRTRGTRVDGGWTVTGTKVWTSGAQHAEAFIVLARTEPLDTAHRHAGLSQFIVDLRSRGVTIRPIISLSGDHHFNEVVLDEVFVPDAMVFGTLGNGWEQVNSELAFERSGPERFLSTFRLLAAEIGAVQKGLLPERTELGRSVARTVGLHALSQNIAGALQRGEKADTAAALVKLLGTSMEGDLVEYVSDRLGDETMDGQAEIEALCRAGLHQRPGFTLRGGTNEILRGVIARGLGMR, from the coding sequence ATGAATCCCTCGGTCGCGCCGCTGACGACGGTGACCACTGATGAAATGAATGCTCTACGCGCCGAGGTACGCACCTTTCTCGAGAAGGAAACCGCGGCAGGGACACTGACACCGGGCATCGACACCTGGCTCACCCGCTGGGATGAGGACTTCACCCGCCGCCTCGCCGAGCACGGTTGGGTAGGAATGACCATCCCGACCGAGTACGGCGGGCACGGCCGGACTCACCTCGAGCGTTTCGTTGTCACCGAGGAGCTGCTCGCGGTAGGCGCTCCGGTTGCAGCGCAATGGGTGGCAGACCGCCAGATTGCACCGTCACTGCTGAAATACGGCACCGAAGAGCAGAAGCACGACTACCTTCCCCGGATCGCGGCGGGCGAGTGCTTCTTCGGCATAGGAATGAGTGAGCCCGACTCAGGATCGGACCTGGCCAGTGTCCGGACCCGCGGCACCCGCGTGGACGGCGGTTGGACCGTGACCGGCACCAAAGTGTGGACCTCGGGTGCCCAACACGCTGAGGCGTTCATCGTGCTGGCCCGCACGGAACCACTCGACACGGCACACCGCCACGCGGGACTGAGTCAGTTCATCGTTGACCTCCGTTCCCGCGGCGTGACGATCCGGCCGATCATTTCCCTCTCCGGCGACCACCACTTCAACGAGGTCGTTCTGGACGAGGTCTTCGTTCCCGACGCCATGGTCTTCGGCACTCTGGGCAATGGATGGGAACAGGTCAACTCGGAGCTTGCCTTCGAGCGCAGTGGACCCGAGCGTTTCCTTTCGACCTTCCGGCTCCTGGCCGCCGAGATCGGCGCGGTCCAAAAGGGACTGCTGCCCGAGCGCACCGAACTGGGACGTTCTGTGGCTCGGACGGTCGGACTGCACGCCCTGAGCCAGAACATCGCCGGGGCCCTTCAGCGGGGTGAGAAGGCCGACACCGCCGCCGCTCTGGTCAAGCTCCTCGGTACCAGCATGGAAGGCGACCTCGTCGAGTACGTCTCTGATCGGCTGGGCGACGAGACCATGGACGGACAAGCGGAAATCGAGGCTCTGTGCAGGGCCGGACTACACCAGCGTCCGGGGTTCACGCTCCGCGGCGGTACCAACGAAATCCTGCGCGGCGTGATCGCGCGGGGACTGGGGATGCGCTGA
- a CDS encoding helix-turn-helix domain-containing protein, protein MVDRVASILELVARSENGLTLTAIARALTAPVSSVQGLINGLVAVGYLDERDRIYTLGTAPYLLNVIAGRPPVTSIGHDQLEQVHAETGLTTTLSTSVGDDLFYVDHVSSDPHYAYLAENRVRRSLLRTSAGWLLLADRDQRDIWAYLNSRPSSDADFVERFLHSLDELENTGVCVAPGVAVEHADGVSVALRERGRTIATLGVVGMRETIVERQDELVEICLRYATKWGFR, encoded by the coding sequence ATGGTCGATCGGGTGGCGTCGATCCTCGAACTCGTAGCCCGGTCCGAAAACGGCCTCACCCTCACCGCTATCGCAAGGGCACTCACCGCACCCGTCAGTTCGGTCCAGGGCCTGATCAACGGTCTCGTCGCCGTCGGCTACCTCGACGAGCGCGACCGGATCTACACCCTCGGCACCGCGCCCTACCTTCTCAACGTCATCGCCGGCAGACCCCCGGTCACCTCGATCGGCCATGATCAACTCGAGCAGGTCCATGCCGAGACCGGGTTGACCACCACACTGTCCACGTCCGTCGGTGACGACCTGTTCTACGTCGATCACGTCTCTTCCGACCCGCATTACGCATACCTGGCAGAAAACCGGGTGCGCCGATCTCTCCTGCGCACCTCTGCAGGATGGCTCTTGCTGGCCGATCGCGATCAACGTGACATCTGGGCGTATCTCAACTCTCGACCATCCTCCGATGCCGACTTCGTAGAACGCTTCCTGCACTCACTCGATGAACTCGAGAACACCGGCGTATGCGTGGCACCCGGTGTGGCCGTTGAACATGCAGACGGGGTGTCGGTCGCCCTGCGGGAACGCGGCCGGACCATCGCCACCCTCGGTGTGGTCGGGATGCGGGAGACCATCGTCGAGCGGCAGGACGAACTCGTCGAGATCTGCCTGCGGTACGCCACCAAGTGGGGCTTTCGCTAG